Part of the Cereibacter sphaeroides 2.4.1 genome, GCCGTCCTCGGCCATCGGCACGAGCACCTGCTCGATCTCCTCGACCGAGAAGCCGGCCGCGATCTGGCGCTTGCGCAGCTCCGCCGGCGCGAACATGCGCTGCTCTGGCACGTCGGCGAGGATCGCGTTCAGGTCCACGACCTTCTCGATCCAGTCGCCGAAGGGCTGCGAGGCCGCCAGCGTGTCCTTGAGCTCGGCGTCGTGGTAGAGCTTGCCCTCGGCCATGTCGACCGCGATGAGCTGGCCCGGCCCGAGCGCGCCCTTCTCGCGCACGTTCATCTCGTCCACCGGCACCATGCCGGCTTCCGAGCCCGCGATGAGCATCCCGTCACCCGTCACCACATAGCGCATCGGGCGCAGGCCGTTGCGGTCGAGCCCGCCGCAGACCCAGCGGCCGTCGGTCATGGCCAGCGCCGCCGGCCCGTCCCACGGCTCCATCACCGCGTTGCAATAGGCATACATGTCCGCCCATGCCTTCGGCATGTCGGTCGTGGTCTTCGACCAGGCTTCCGGCACCATCATGGTCTTGACCATCGGCGCCGAGCGGCCCGAGCGCACCATGACTTCGAAGACGGCATCGAGCGCGCCCGAGTCGGACGAGCCCTGCGGGACGATCGGCTTGATGTCCTCGGCCGCATCCCCGAAGGCCGAGGAGGCCATGCGGATCTCGTGGCTCTTCATCCAGTTGATGTTGCCCTTCAGCGTGTTGATCTCGCCGTTGTGGGCGAGCATGCGGAAGGGCTGCGCCAGCCACCATTGCGGGAAGGTGTTGGTGGAATAGCGCTGGTGGTAGATCGCGAACGAGCTTTCGAACCGCTCGTCCTGCAGGTCGGGGTAGAAGGTGGCGACCTGCTCGGCCAGCATCATCCCCTTGTAGATGATCGACCGGCACGACAGCGAGCAGAGGTAGAGCCCCTGGATCGAGCCCGCCTGCGCCGCCTTCTCGATCCGGCGGCGGATGATGTAGAGCTCGCGCTCGAACTGCTCGTCGTCGATGTCCTTCTCGCAGCGGATCAGGATCTGCTCGATCTCGGGGCGCGTGGCATTGGCCTTCTCGCCGAGGACGGAGGTGTCCACCGGCACATGGCGCCAGCCGTAGATGTAATGGCCCATGCGCAGCACTTCGGACTCGACGATGGTCCGGCAGCGTTCCTGGCCGGAGAGGTCCGTGCGCGGCAGGAAGACCTGACCCACGGCCACGAGCTTGTGCATGTCGGGCTCGTGGCCGGTGCGGCGGATCTGGTCGTAGAAGAACTTGACCGGGATCTGGACATGGATGCCCGCGCCGTCGCCGGTCTTGCCGTCGGCATCGACCGCGCCCCGGTGCCAGACGGCCTTCAGCGCGGCGATGCCGCTCTCGACGACCTTCCGCGACGGCGTGCCCGAGATCGAGACGACGAGGCCCACGCCGCAGGAGGCATGCTCGTCCTCGGCCTTGTAGAGTCCGTTCGCGTCCAGCCAGGCCCGCTTCGCCTCTTCGGCTTTCACCCAGGCTTCATCATAGATCGTCATGGCTCACTCCTCTGGGCTGGCTGGAAGCGTGGCGAGAAACTCGGCTTCCGTCATCTGGTGGGTCGGACCGGCAAAACTCCAGGCGTCGGGCTTGCGGTCGATGTAGATCTCGTGGGCGAGGCGGATGCCGCTCAGGTCATCCAGAAGCCCCGCCGCCATGTAGTAGTCGCGCGGCATTCCCGGTCCGGTCAGCCGATACCAGAGCGTCGAGCCGCAGCTGCCGCAGAAGCAGCGCTCGGCCCAGGCCGACGAGGCATAGGCCTTCACATGTTCGGCGCCGGTCACGGTCATGGCGGCCTCGGGCACCATCATCGTGACGAAGGCCGAGCCGGTCCAGCGGCGGCACATCTCGCAATGGCAGGCGCCGATCTCGTGCGAGACGGTCGCCACGGCGATCTGCACCCCGCCGCAGAGGCAGTGTCCGGTCCGGTCAGCGGTCATGGCGCACCTTCACGATCAGGCCGTCCTCGGGCGCCTGCGACAGGATCGCGTCGCAGTCGAAGATCGGCTCGGTGGCAAGAAAGCCCGGCTCGCCGGGGAAGACGAAATCGACGGGGCTGCCGTCCACGGGCAGCGAGCCCCCGGTGCCGTCGCTCCACCGGGTCGGGCCGGCGAAGAAGAGACGCCATTCGGGATGGATATATTCGTTCCCCTGCGCCTGCCGCAGGACCGTACCGCCGATGCTCGTCTCGGTGAATTCGAACTCGGTCTCCTGAAGCACGATCCCGTCGATGGTGAAGCTTCGGCCGGTCAGCCGGTCGTAGCCGGTCACGCGGCTCCGCTCGCCCGTGCTGCGGGTCAGGCCGAAATCATAGCTGTCCGCCCCGCTCAGGAGCTCGGTGAAGGAGGCCGGATCGGCCGGGTTCGGGTCGAGCGCCTGCCGCACGGTGGGGAACATCTCGTAGCTCTCGACCCACTGCGCCTCGCGGTCGATGTGGGAGGAGAAGAAGATGCCTTCCTGATCGAAGTCCACGCGCCACTTGTCGCCCGCAGGATCCTTGTCGCAGCGGTAGTGGTGCGACACGCGGCAGCCGCGCGACTGCACGGTGAGAAAGGCGGTGCAGCCCTCGGGCGGCGTGAAGGTCCGCCCGGAGCCGAAAGCGGGGGCGGCCGCGATCAGCGCGAGCCCTCCCGCCAGGATCTTCGTCAGAAGCGTCATGCCCATGGTCCCATCACCTCGCGCCCGGCCTCTCCAGAGGCCCGGCCCGCACCGGCCGCCCGGGACCTTCCGGGCGGTCGCATCCAGCAGAGGCGCTATTCGGCCGCGACGACAGCCGGCTGCGCCAGATAGTCGAGGATCGACTGCGCCGCATCGCGGCCGTCGCGGATCGCCCAGACGACGAGGCTCGCGCCCCGCACGATGTCGCCCACGGCATAGACGCCGGGAAGGCTCGTGGCATGGGTGCGGAAGTCGGCCTTGATCGTGCCCCAGCGGGTCACGGTCAGGTCGGGCACGCCCCAGAGTGTCGGCAGATCCTCGGGCTCGAACCCGAGCGCCATGATCGCGAGATCGGCAGGCTCGACATAGTCGGCGCCCTCGATGATCTCGGGCATCTGCCGCCCCGTCGCATCCGGCTCGCCGAGCCGCAT contains:
- a CDS encoding GFA family protein, with amino-acid sequence MTADRTGHCLCGGVQIAVATVSHEIGACHCEMCRRWTGSAFVTMMVPEAAMTVTGAEHVKAYASSAWAERCFCGSCGSTLWYRLTGPGMPRDYYMAAGLLDDLSGIRLAHEIYIDRKPDAWSFAGPTHQMTEAEFLATLPASPEE